In Paenibacillus larvae subsp. larvae, the following proteins share a genomic window:
- a CDS encoding low molecular weight protein arginine phosphatase has product MKRILFICTGNTCRSPLAEGILRKLAEEKGLDIEVRSAGVFAEEGRPISSHSAQILKEYGHEETMNSRQLNEQDVQWADLILTMTMGHKSNVVSRHPETVDKIYTLKEFVEDDGEVRTIIEEREKLMTDIQIKHSLSQEITVEEKTRIFLLENQLPSYDISDPFGGSMHVYKETAEEIKIYLEKLVAKLDQDKPESE; this is encoded by the coding sequence ATGAAGCGTATTCTCTTTATTTGTACAGGGAATACCTGCCGCAGCCCTTTGGCTGAAGGGATATTGAGAAAGCTGGCTGAAGAAAAGGGGCTGGATATAGAGGTCCGCTCGGCGGGAGTATTTGCTGAAGAAGGAAGACCCATCTCTTCTCATTCGGCCCAAATTCTGAAAGAATACGGCCATGAGGAAACCATGAATAGCCGGCAGCTGAACGAACAGGATGTCCAGTGGGCAGACCTCATTCTAACCATGACGATGGGCCATAAAAGCAACGTAGTTTCCCGGCATCCGGAAACAGTAGACAAAATCTATACCCTCAAAGAATTTGTAGAGGATGACGGTGAAGTACGGACGATTATTGAAGAACGTGAAAAATTGATGACCGATATCCAAATTAAGCATTCTCTCTCTCAGGAAATAACTGTTGAAGAGAAGACCCGTATCTTTTTACTGGAAAACCAGTTGCCAAGCTATGATATTTCAGATCCGTTCGGCGGATCGATGCATGTATACAAAGAAACGGCGGAAGAAATCAAAATTTATCTGGAAAAGCTTGTGGCGAAGCTGGACCAGGATAAGCCTGAAAGCGAATAA
- a CDS encoding manganese efflux pump MntP encodes MLTATSYEAGQFTTILIMAFVLGMDAFSLGIGMGMRGIRVLDILKISFIIGLFHILMPLTGVFMGHYVSSFLGHVAASAGGALLILLGAHMVYCSFKGESVQTLNYSSIWGIFVFALMVSIDSFSVGVSLGMFATDVMLTVLTFGLLGGAMSIFGLLLGRRVGTWIGEYGEAIGGVILLAFGLKFLF; translated from the coding sequence ATGTTGACCGCAACCTCGTATGAGGCCGGGCAGTTTACAACGATCCTCATTATGGCTTTTGTGCTGGGTATGGATGCTTTTTCACTTGGCATTGGTATGGGGATGAGAGGGATTCGCGTCCTCGATATTTTAAAAATCAGCTTTATTATCGGTCTTTTTCATATTTTGATGCCGCTTACGGGCGTTTTTATGGGCCACTATGTCAGCAGCTTCCTGGGACATGTCGCAGCTTCTGCAGGAGGTGCCCTTCTCATCTTGCTTGGAGCGCATATGGTTTATTGTTCTTTCAAGGGGGAATCAGTCCAAACTTTGAATTACTCGTCTATATGGGGGATCTTCGTTTTTGCCTTGATGGTCAGCATTGATTCTTTTTCCGTTGGCGTATCTTTGGGCATGTTTGCCACGGATGTAATGCTTACGGTACTGACATTTGGCCTATTGGGAGGCGCAATGTCTATATTCGGATTGCTTCTCGGAAGACGGGTGGGTACTTGGATAGGTGAATATGGCGAAGCGATTGGCGGAGTAATTCTGCTTGCTTTTGGTCTGAAATTTTTGTTTTAA
- the spoIIR gene encoding stage II sporulation protein R gives MVKRKSYRIYMYLIFAVLVMMMCWDANRTNAAVLGAPIPQDSIRLRILANSDKAADQAIKRRVRDEIVAAMQTWVKGPHSIEEARGIVKDHLPELRELTGRILKEQGYDFGYTVELGVVPFPTKMYGNRVYPAGDYEALRVTLGEGKGQNWWCVLFPPLCFVDSVKGEAVATAADGQSGPVQGQASGDIGKRADDQTAAKESGTASDEKTEVRFFLVEVIKSIIEWIASIFK, from the coding sequence ATGGTTAAACGGAAATCTTACAGGATTTATATGTATCTTATTTTTGCTGTGCTAGTGATGATGATGTGCTGGGATGCGAACCGGACGAATGCGGCTGTTCTGGGTGCGCCTATCCCCCAGGATTCCATTCGTTTGCGTATTCTTGCAAATTCGGATAAAGCTGCAGATCAGGCGATTAAACGCCGGGTGCGGGATGAGATTGTGGCCGCCATGCAGACATGGGTAAAAGGACCCCATAGCATTGAAGAGGCGAGAGGGATTGTAAAAGATCATTTGCCTGAACTCAGGGAGTTAACCGGGCGTATATTGAAGGAACAGGGATATGATTTTGGATACACCGTCGAACTGGGTGTCGTTCCTTTCCCTACCAAAATGTACGGAAACCGGGTTTATCCTGCAGGAGATTATGAGGCTTTACGGGTCACTCTCGGGGAAGGGAAAGGCCAAAACTGGTGGTGTGTGCTCTTTCCGCCGCTTTGTTTTGTAGATTCAGTCAAAGGGGAGGCCGTGGCCACCGCTGCTGATGGCCAAAGTGGGCCGGTACAAGGTCAGGCTTCCGGGGATATAGGGAAGCGGGCTGATGATCAAACGGCAGCAAAAGAAAGCGGAACCGCTTCAGACGAAAAAACCGAAGTCCGTTTCTTTCTCGTAGAGGTGATCAAATCTATCATAGAATGGATTGCTTCGATATTTAAATAG
- the prmC gene encoding peptide chain release factor N(5)-glutamine methyltransferase, translating into MPHAEKTIREAFLKASSFLKERDVKDAVICTELLLQHLFGWERSTLLLRWGEVFPASYENQWEELVNRKAGGEPVQYILGEQDFYGLPFEVNKAVLIPRPETELLVERIIYEGKRLFPQGSPLLGDIGTGSGAIPVTLAHACPEWRVYSSDLSPLALEVARRNAVRNGVGDRVTLLQGDLLLPYVERGLPIDILVSNPPYIPTGDLPALQPEVRQFEPHTALFGGPDGLDLYRRMMDQLGSLPKQPALVGLEVGIGQADDVANLLRGAGDWSSVEYVKDLAGIDRHVIALSAI; encoded by the coding sequence ATGCCTCATGCGGAAAAAACGATACGAGAAGCCTTTCTGAAGGCTTCTTCTTTTTTGAAGGAACGCGATGTGAAAGATGCGGTCATTTGTACAGAGCTTTTACTGCAGCATTTGTTTGGCTGGGAGCGCAGCACTTTACTGCTCCGGTGGGGAGAGGTTTTCCCTGCATCTTATGAAAATCAGTGGGAGGAACTGGTGAACAGGAAGGCTGGCGGCGAACCGGTTCAATATATTTTGGGGGAGCAGGATTTTTACGGCCTTCCGTTTGAAGTTAATAAAGCGGTACTGATCCCGCGTCCGGAGACCGAACTTCTCGTGGAACGAATCATCTACGAGGGCAAGCGCCTCTTTCCCCAAGGCAGCCCGCTGCTTGGGGATATCGGTACCGGGAGCGGGGCGATCCCGGTGACCTTGGCCCACGCCTGCCCGGAATGGCGTGTGTACAGCTCCGACCTCTCGCCTCTGGCGCTTGAGGTCGCAAGGCGCAACGCCGTCCGTAACGGCGTTGGAGACAGGGTCACCCTGCTGCAGGGTGACCTGTTGCTCCCCTACGTGGAGCGCGGTCTGCCTATTGATATTTTGGTGTCGAATCCACCTTATATCCCAACAGGGGACCTGCCCGCACTGCAACCTGAAGTGCGGCAGTTTGAGCCGCATACAGCTCTGTTCGGCGGTCCGGACGGCCTGGACTTATACCGCCGCATGATGGACCAGCTTGGCAGCCTGCCGAAGCAGCCGGCGCTGGTCGGTCTGGAAGTCGGCATCGGACAGGCGGATGACGTTGCCAATTTGCTCCGGGGAGCCGGAGACTGGTCTTCGGTGGAGTATGTAAAGGATCTGGCCGGCATCGACCGGCATGTCATCGCTCTATCGGCAATCTGA
- the prfA gene encoding peptide chain release factor 1, producing the protein MLDRLQALADRYEKLSELLCDPDVTSDTKKLREYSKEQSGLQEAYDTYMEYKQVLGQLEAAKAMQKEKLDDEMSELVKMEIEELSGRKEELEERLKILMLPKDPNDNKNVIVEVRGAAGGDEAALFAADLYRMYSRYAESQGWKTEVLDANLNDLGGFKEITFMIKGNGAYSKLKYESGAHRVQRIPVTESGGRIHTSTSTVAVMPEMEDIDIEIKDSDIRVDTFCSSGAGGQSVNTTKSAVRVTHVPTGIVATCQDGKSQNDNKAKALQVLRARIYDQVRQEEEAKYAGERKSKVGTGDRSERIRTYNFPQSRVTDHRIGLTLHKLDSILGGDLEEIITALTMAAQAEQLEKGEQ; encoded by the coding sequence ATGTTGGATCGTTTACAGGCTTTGGCGGATCGCTACGAAAAGCTGAGTGAACTGTTATGTGACCCGGATGTTACCAGTGATACTAAAAAACTCCGTGAGTATTCCAAGGAACAATCCGGTCTTCAGGAAGCATACGATACCTATATGGAATATAAGCAAGTATTGGGACAGCTTGAAGCGGCTAAAGCCATGCAGAAGGAAAAGCTCGATGATGAAATGAGCGAGCTTGTCAAAATGGAAATTGAAGAACTGTCCGGCCGCAAAGAGGAACTGGAGGAGCGTCTGAAAATTCTGATGCTGCCAAAAGATCCTAATGATAATAAGAATGTTATTGTGGAAGTACGCGGTGCAGCGGGCGGTGATGAAGCGGCTTTGTTTGCGGCTGATTTATACCGGATGTATAGCCGGTATGCGGAATCACAAGGATGGAAAACAGAGGTGCTGGATGCGAATCTGAATGATCTGGGCGGATTCAAGGAGATTACATTTATGATCAAAGGAAACGGAGCATACAGCAAGCTGAAATACGAAAGCGGGGCGCACCGGGTGCAGCGTATTCCGGTTACGGAATCCGGGGGCCGGATTCATACGTCTACCTCGACAGTAGCCGTTATGCCGGAAATGGAAGATATCGACATCGAGATTAAGGATAGTGATATCCGCGTGGATACTTTCTGTTCCAGCGGTGCCGGAGGACAATCTGTAAATACGACCAAATCGGCGGTTCGTGTTACTCACGTTCCGACCGGTATTGTTGCGACTTGTCAGGACGGCAAGTCCCAAAATGACAACAAGGCGAAAGCCCTTCAGGTCCTTCGGGCGAGAATCTATGACCAGGTTCGACAGGAAGAGGAGGCGAAATATGCAGGCGAACGAAAAAGCAAGGTGGGAACAGGGGACCGCAGCGAACGAATTCGGACTTATAACTTCCCTCAAAGCCGGGTGACAGACCACCGTATTGGATTGACCCTGCACAAACTGGATAGTATCCTTGGCGGAGATTTGGAAGAGATCATTACCGCCTTAACTATGGCCGCACAGGCTGAACAGTTGGAAAAAGGAGAGCAGTAA
- the ychF gene encoding redox-regulated ATPase YchF → MALKAGIVGLPNVGKSTLFNAITQAGAESANYPFCTIDPNVGVVEVPDERLQKLADIVVPNRIVPTAFEFVDIAGLVKGASKGEGLGNKFLAHIREVDAIVHVVRCFEDENITHVSGGVDPISDIETINLELILADLDSVEKRIDRTRKNMKGGNKQYAAELEVLERLKDTLYEDKPARSLDLNDEEKLLIRDLHLLTIKPVLYAANVGEDEVSDAESNPNVQKVREFAAGENAEVVPISAKVEAEIAELEGEDKDLFLEELGLEESGLNRLIKAAYKLLGLYTYFTAGVQEVRAWTIRKGTKAPQAAAVIHTDFERGFIRAEVVSYDDLINSGSMNGAKEKGLLRLEGKDYVVQDGDVMHFRFNV, encoded by the coding sequence ATGGCTTTAAAAGCGGGGATAGTGGGGTTGCCTAACGTAGGAAAATCCACTTTATTTAATGCAATTACACAAGCAGGGGCCGAGTCGGCTAATTATCCGTTCTGTACGATCGACCCCAATGTGGGAGTTGTGGAAGTTCCGGATGAAAGATTGCAAAAGCTGGCGGACATCGTAGTACCCAATCGTATTGTACCAACCGCCTTTGAATTCGTGGATATTGCGGGGCTTGTTAAAGGCGCCAGCAAAGGGGAAGGGCTTGGAAACAAATTTTTGGCTCATATCCGCGAAGTGGATGCTATCGTTCATGTGGTCCGCTGCTTCGAGGACGAAAACATTACTCACGTGTCTGGCGGAGTAGACCCGATTTCCGACATTGAGACAATAAATCTGGAATTGATCCTTGCGGATCTCGATTCCGTAGAGAAGCGGATTGACCGCACCCGTAAGAATATGAAGGGCGGCAATAAACAGTATGCGGCTGAACTTGAAGTGCTTGAGCGTCTGAAAGATACGCTTTATGAGGACAAACCGGCTCGCAGCCTGGATCTTAATGACGAAGAAAAGCTGCTGATCCGCGACCTCCATCTCCTTACCATCAAGCCCGTACTCTATGCGGCGAACGTAGGGGAGGACGAGGTCTCCGATGCTGAGAGTAACCCGAATGTACAGAAGGTCCGCGAATTTGCGGCTGGGGAAAATGCGGAAGTTGTTCCTATCAGTGCCAAGGTAGAAGCCGAAATTGCAGAGTTGGAGGGAGAGGACAAGGATCTGTTCCTGGAAGAACTCGGTCTTGAGGAATCCGGTCTGAACCGGCTCATCAAGGCGGCTTATAAACTGCTGGGTCTTTATACGTACTTTACTGCGGGAGTGCAGGAAGTAAGAGCGTGGACCATTCGGAAAGGGACAAAGGCTCCACAAGCAGCCGCCGTTATTCATACTGATTTTGAACGCGGATTTATCCGTGCAGAAGTGGTATCTTACGATGATTTGATTAACTCGGGTTCCATGAATGGTGCCAAAGAAAAGGGACTTCTTCGCCTGGAAGGAAAAGACTATGTCGTTCAGGATGGCGACGTGATGCATTTCCGTTTCAACGTTTAA
- the tadA gene encoding tRNA adenosine(34) deaminase TadA, whose translation MQEAISEALKAETIHEVPIGAVIVHEGRIIGRGHNLRETSMDPTAHAEMIAIREASEYLRAWRLLNCTLYVTLEPCPMCAGAIVQSRILRVVYGTIDPKAGCAGTLMNLLQEDRFNHRVEVINGILREECSSLLTSFFRKLRNKS comes from the coding sequence ATGCAAGAAGCTATATCCGAAGCCCTGAAAGCCGAAACTATTCATGAAGTCCCCATAGGAGCTGTCATTGTTCATGAAGGACGCATTATTGGCCGGGGCCATAACCTTCGTGAGACTTCTATGGATCCAACGGCCCATGCTGAAATGATTGCTATCCGGGAGGCAAGTGAGTATCTAAGAGCCTGGAGGCTGCTGAACTGTACCCTGTATGTCACATTAGAACCCTGTCCGATGTGTGCGGGTGCCATTGTTCAATCCCGAATTCTCCGCGTTGTCTATGGAACCATTGATCCCAAGGCAGGCTGTGCGGGTACATTAATGAATCTCCTTCAGGAAGACCGATTTAATCATCGTGTGGAAGTTATAAACGGAATTCTTCGGGAAGAATGCTCCTCTTTGCTAACTTCCTTTTTCCGAAAACTGAGAAATAAATCATAA
- a CDS encoding NUDIX hydrolase produces MIWLHHQVNCSVHLFLIKEDNILLLKRCNTGYEDGKYSVVTGYLNPGEEIKAAMVREAREVVGIKLIPEDLDFVGILHRHDVEDRVDFFLTAAGWQGKVTNREPETCDELKWVPIFQLPDNMVPFVKKAILNFRNGILYDSYGWD; encoded by the coding sequence GTGATCTGGTTGCATCATCAAGTAAACTGCTCAGTCCATCTGTTTTTAATTAAAGAAGACAACATTTTGTTGTTAAAACGGTGTAATACGGGATATGAAGATGGAAAGTATAGTGTCGTTACGGGATACCTGAACCCTGGAGAAGAAATCAAGGCAGCTATGGTGCGTGAAGCCCGGGAGGTAGTGGGCATCAAATTAATTCCTGAAGATTTGGATTTCGTTGGAATCCTGCACCGCCACGATGTGGAAGACCGGGTTGATTTTTTCCTGACAGCCGCAGGTTGGCAAGGGAAAGTAACGAACAGGGAGCCTGAAACATGTGATGAGCTTAAATGGGTACCGATATTTCAACTCCCGGATAACATGGTTCCTTTTGTAAAAAAAGCTATTCTCAATTTCCGGAACGGCATACTCTATGATAGTTACGGCTGGGATTAG
- a CDS encoding RNA polymerase sigma factor, producing the protein MKRILIGDEAAFRQLMSLYRTYIYQVIYSVLRHPKDAEDITQETFVTIYFSLPHYQGKGLKAWMTRIATNKAIDYKRRAFKKREESTDEMEAVASTFSVHVAASTDIEETLIRKERKELVVQMMTQLPPNYRKTVELYYFYDKTYQDIAEEEGISVKTVESRLYRAKQWVRANWKEEDFK; encoded by the coding sequence GTGAAGCGTATCTTAATCGGGGATGAAGCCGCATTCCGGCAATTGATGAGTTTATACCGTACTTATATCTATCAAGTCATCTATTCGGTCTTACGGCACCCTAAAGATGCGGAAGACATTACGCAGGAAACGTTCGTCACCATTTATTTCTCTCTCCCTCATTATCAAGGTAAAGGTTTAAAAGCGTGGATGACCCGGATCGCCACCAATAAAGCCATTGATTACAAACGCAGGGCGTTCAAAAAACGGGAAGAGTCTACAGACGAAATGGAGGCAGTTGCCTCCACGTTTTCGGTACATGTTGCTGCTTCAACCGATATCGAAGAAACCTTGATTCGCAAAGAAAGAAAAGAGCTTGTGGTGCAAATGATGACCCAGCTACCCCCGAATTACCGGAAAACAGTCGAATTGTATTATTTTTATGATAAAACCTACCAAGATATAGCTGAAGAAGAAGGCATATCGGTAAAAACTGTGGAATCCAGGTTGTACCGGGCCAAACAATGGGTAAGAGCAAATTGGAAGGAGGAGGATTTCAAATGA
- a CDS encoding small acid-soluble spore protein P, which produces MKLRTQPTGISMQEETREEYTERVNEPLSGSKKVKNRNHSRNNHGEGS; this is translated from the coding sequence ATGAAGCTAAGAACGCAGCCTACAGGTATATCGATGCAGGAAGAAACACGTGAAGAATATACGGAACGGGTTAATGAGCCTCTTTCCGGGTCCAAAAAGGTCAAAAACCGTAATCATTCAAGAAATAATCATGGCGAAGGCAGCTAA
- the serS gene encoding serine--tRNA ligase, with the protein MFDVKLLRTDLPGVQQAMRNRGSEIAELDRFTDLDRKRRELLQETEQLKSTRNKVSQEVAIRKKNKENADDLIQEMKIVGDKIKSLDEEIRNLETDLNSLLLSIPNMPHESVPVGMSEEYNVEIRRIGEVPSFNFETKPHWDLAAGLDILDFERAGKVTGSRFVFYKGLGARLERALLNFMMDLHSDEHGYMEILPPYLVNRDSLTGTGQLPKFAEDVFRIDNSDYFLIPTAEVPVTNYHRDEILTEEQLPGNFVAFSACFRSEAGAAGRDTRGLIRQHQFNKVELVKLVKPEDSYKELEILTSHAERVLQLLHLPYRVLTLCTGDLGFSSAKTYDLEVWLPSSGTYREISSCSNFEDFQARRSNIRFRRDAKAKPEFVHTLNGSGLAIGRTVAAILENYQQEDGSVVIPDVLVPYMNQITHISKK; encoded by the coding sequence TTGTTTGACGTTAAATTGTTAAGAACAGATCTACCCGGAGTACAACAAGCGATGCGGAATCGCGGCAGCGAAATTGCAGAATTGGATCGGTTTACCGATCTTGACCGCAAGCGCAGGGAATTGTTACAGGAAACGGAACAACTGAAAAGCACTAGAAATAAAGTTTCCCAGGAAGTGGCTATTCGCAAAAAAAATAAAGAAAATGCGGATGACCTGATTCAAGAGATGAAAATTGTGGGGGATAAAATCAAATCTCTGGACGAGGAAATCAGAAATCTGGAAACAGATTTAAACAGCTTGCTTTTATCTATTCCCAATATGCCGCATGAATCGGTACCTGTTGGAATGTCGGAGGAATACAATGTGGAAATCCGCCGAATTGGCGAGGTTCCTTCTTTCAATTTTGAAACTAAGCCTCATTGGGATCTTGCTGCCGGTCTGGATATTCTTGATTTTGAACGGGCAGGGAAAGTAACGGGATCCAGGTTTGTTTTTTATAAAGGGCTTGGGGCACGGCTGGAAAGGGCCTTACTTAATTTTATGATGGATTTGCATAGTGATGAACACGGTTATATGGAAATCCTCCCTCCTTACCTTGTAAACCGGGATAGCCTGACAGGAACCGGGCAATTGCCTAAATTTGCTGAGGATGTATTCCGTATTGATAATTCGGATTATTTCCTGATTCCCACTGCGGAGGTTCCGGTTACAAACTATCACCGGGATGAAATTTTGACCGAAGAGCAGCTTCCCGGGAACTTTGTAGCTTTCAGTGCCTGTTTCCGTTCTGAAGCAGGGGCAGCCGGAAGGGATACCCGCGGGCTTATCCGTCAGCATCAATTCAATAAGGTTGAACTTGTTAAGCTGGTGAAACCTGAAGACTCTTACAAAGAACTGGAAATCCTAACAAGTCATGCTGAGCGTGTGCTGCAACTTCTTCACCTGCCTTACCGTGTACTTACATTGTGTACAGGAGATCTTGGGTTCTCATCCGCTAAGACGTATGATCTGGAAGTATGGCTTCCTAGCAGCGGTACTTATAGAGAAATTTCCTCCTGCAGTAATTTTGAGGATTTTCAGGCTAGGCGGTCCAATATTCGTTTCCGCCGGGATGCCAAGGCCAAACCTGAATTTGTTCATACATTGAACGGGTCAGGACTGGCTATAGGACGGACGGTTGCAGCTATATTAGAAAATTACCAGCAGGAAGATGGTTCCGTTGTGATTCCGGATGTACTGGTACCTTATATGAACCAAATCACCCATATATCCAAAAAATAG
- the pdxT gene encoding pyridoxal 5'-phosphate synthase glutaminase subunit PdxT, with the protein MKIGVLALQGAVAEHIRMIEMAGAEGVVIKRPEQLEEIHGLIIPGGESTTIGKLMRAYGFIEEIRSFTADRKPVFGTCAGMILVAKQIKDQTETHLKLMDIEVSRNAFGRQRESFETDLAVKGLDDPIRAVFIRAPLINKVGERVEVLSIYKDQIVAAREEHILAASFHPELTDDYRLHKYFIDMVRLYQA; encoded by the coding sequence ATGAAAATTGGTGTATTGGCCCTTCAAGGTGCCGTAGCTGAACATATCCGGATGATTGAAATGGCCGGCGCAGAAGGAGTCGTAATTAAGCGGCCGGAACAGCTCGAAGAGATTCACGGATTAATTATTCCAGGGGGCGAAAGTACCACAATTGGCAAACTCATGAGAGCGTATGGTTTTATAGAAGAAATCAGGTCTTTTACAGCTGACCGTAAACCGGTTTTCGGAACCTGCGCAGGAATGATTTTGGTAGCCAAACAGATCAAAGATCAGACTGAAACCCATCTGAAATTAATGGATATTGAGGTTTCCCGCAATGCTTTTGGCAGACAGCGGGAAAGTTTCGAGACGGATCTTGCTGTAAAAGGTTTGGATGATCCGATCCGTGCCGTATTTATCCGGGCCCCGTTGATTAACAAAGTAGGGGAAAGGGTAGAGGTATTGAGCATCTATAAGGACCAGATTGTAGCGGCAAGGGAAGAACATATATTGGCAGCTTCTTTTCATCCTGAATTGACGGATGATTATCGTCTGCATAAATACTTTATAGATATGGTACGTCTGTACCAGGCTTAG
- the pdxS gene encoding pyridoxal 5'-phosphate synthase lyase subunit PdxS: METGTSLVKRGMAEMQKGGVIMDVMNAEQAKIAEAAGASAVMALERVPSDIRAAGGVARMADPTIVEEVMKVVSIPVMAKTRIGHYVEAKVLESMGVDYIDESEVLTPADEVFHIDKSEFTVPFVCGARDLGEALRRIGEGASMIRTKGEPGTGNIVEAVRHMRMMVSQIRKVQGMSKDELMAEAKNLGTPYELILEVHRTGKLPVVNFAAGGVATPADAALMMHLGADGVFVGSGIFKSDNPEKFAKAIVEATTHYTDYQLIAKVSKNLGTPMKGIEISKLDASQRMQERGW; the protein is encoded by the coding sequence ATGGAAACTGGAACGTCTCTTGTAAAAAGAGGAATGGCTGAAATGCAAAAAGGTGGCGTCATTATGGACGTTATGAATGCTGAACAGGCAAAAATAGCAGAAGCAGCAGGAGCCTCCGCAGTTATGGCTTTGGAAAGAGTGCCATCGGATATTCGCGCAGCAGGCGGCGTTGCCCGTATGGCTGATCCGACAATTGTGGAAGAAGTTATGAAAGTAGTATCCATTCCGGTAATGGCTAAAACCCGTATTGGCCATTATGTTGAAGCTAAAGTGCTGGAATCCATGGGTGTAGACTATATTGATGAAAGTGAAGTACTGACTCCTGCAGATGAAGTATTTCATATTGATAAATCCGAATTTACTGTACCGTTTGTTTGTGGAGCCAGAGATTTGGGCGAAGCACTCCGCCGCATCGGAGAAGGGGCTTCCATGATCCGGACGAAAGGCGAACCAGGTACGGGGAATATTGTGGAAGCTGTCCGCCATATGAGAATGATGGTATCGCAAATTCGCAAAGTTCAGGGAATGTCCAAAGACGAGCTGATGGCAGAAGCCAAGAACTTGGGGACTCCATATGAGCTGATTCTTGAGGTACATCGCACAGGGAAGCTGCCTGTCGTCAACTTTGCGGCAGGTGGAGTAGCTACGCCTGCGGACGCGGCATTGATGATGCATCTGGGAGCAGACGGTGTATTCGTTGGGTCTGGTATTTTCAAGTCGGATAATCCGGAAAAATTTGCAAAGGCTATCGTGGAAGCAACAACTCATTACACAGATTACCAGCTCATTGCTAAAGTATCCAAAAACTTGGGTACTCCTATGAAGGGGATTGAAATATCGAAGTTGGATGCTTCCCAACGTATGCAGGAACGCGGTTGGTAA